The Gammaproteobacteria bacterium genome window below encodes:
- a CDS encoding O-acetyl-ADP-ribose deacetylase codes for MSEIQETSATKPASRMRALRADITRMDCDAIVNAANHSLLGGGGVDGAIHRAAGPELLQECRTLGGCETGAAKTTAGYRLPARFVIHTVGPVWSGGHRGEPEQLAACYRNSLAAAIEHDCSSIAFPAISCGVYGYPREAAVTIAVDTVRAILETRSKIRLVSFVCFDESMLGLYRSQLAHRA; via the coding sequence ATGAGCGAAATTCAAGAGACCTCGGCAACGAAGCCGGCGAGCCGCATGCGCGCGCTCCGTGCCGATATTACGCGGATGGACTGCGATGCGATCGTCAACGCCGCCAACCACTCGCTACTCGGCGGTGGCGGCGTGGACGGTGCAATCCACCGCGCGGCCGGTCCGGAACTCTTGCAGGAGTGCCGAACCCTGGGCGGCTGCGAAACCGGCGCCGCCAAAACGACCGCCGGCTACCGTTTACCCGCGCGCTTTGTGATTCACACCGTAGGACCAGTCTGGTCCGGCGGCCATCGGGGTGAACCGGAACAACTGGCAGCCTGCTATCGCAACAGCCTGGCCGCCGCGATCGAGCACGACTGCAGCAGCATTGCCTTCCCGGCCATCAGCTGCGGCGTCTACGGCTATCCGCGCGAAGCCGCGGTCACGATCGCGGTGGATACGGTTCGAGCGATTCTGGAAACCCGGTCAAAGATCCGGCTGGTCAGCTTCGTCTGCTTTGATGAATCGATGCTCGGGCTTTATCGGAGCCAGCTGGCGCATCGCGCCTGA
- the nrdR gene encoding transcriptional regulator NrdR, whose translation MQCPFCKFEDTRVVDSRLTEEGLVVRRRRECGNCSQRFTTFEKAQLSMPQVLKRDGTPEPFSEDKLHRGIESACYKRPVHQEQIDQVVDHVMRELRASGEREVPSRQVGELVMQQLSDIDHVAYVRFASIYRQFEDANAFREEVERLLSAPTAEQRRAQLSLIQSDKPLSGRRKPG comes from the coding sequence ATGCAATGCCCCTTCTGCAAGTTCGAGGACACGCGCGTCGTCGATTCGCGCCTGACGGAGGAGGGGCTGGTGGTGCGGCGTCGTCGCGAATGCGGCAATTGCAGCCAGCGTTTCACGACCTTCGAGAAGGCGCAGCTGTCGATGCCGCAGGTGCTCAAGCGTGACGGGACGCCGGAGCCGTTTTCCGAGGACAAGCTGCATCGCGGCATCGAGTCGGCCTGTTACAAGCGTCCGGTGCATCAGGAGCAGATCGATCAGGTGGTCGACCACGTCATGCGCGAGCTGCGCGCCAGTGGCGAGCGCGAGGTGCCCTCGCGTCAGGTCGGCGAGCTGGTGATGCAGCAGCTCAGTGACATCGATCATGTGGCGTATGTGCGCTTTGCTTCGATCTACCGCCAGTTCGAGGATGCCAATGCGTTTCGCGAAGAGGTCGAGCGCCTGCTGTCGGCGCCGACGGCCGAGCAACGGCGCGCGCAACTGTCGCTGATTCAATCAGACAAGCCCCTGAGTGGCCGCCGCAAGCCCGGTTGA
- a CDS encoding serine hydroxymethyltransferase — MWTQAQSIAESDAELWKAIESERERQEAHIELIASENYTSPAVMEAQGSELTNKYAEGYPGKRYYGGCEFVDIAETLAIERVKTLFGADYANVQPHSGAQANAAVFSALVRPGDTIMGMNLAHGGHLTHGHPANFSGKDYQVVAYGLDPETGLINYDEMERLALEHKPKMIIGGFSAYSRFKDWARMREIADKIGAWFWVDMAHVAGLVAAGAYPSPMDHAHVVTSTTHKTLRGPRGGIILSKGQDEALHKKLNSAVFPGIQGGPLMHVIAAKAVAFKEALAEDFKTYQQQVVVNARAMAQVFVDRGYKVVSGGTDNHLFLLDLVAKDVTGKDAEAALGRAHITVNKNAVPNDPRSPFVTSGLRIGSPAGTTRGFSAGDMAAVAGWIADIVDAMSSGGDVDAVIAQVRAQVETLCAAHPVYQAARRAA, encoded by the coding sequence ATGTGGACCCAAGCTCAATCCATCGCCGAGTCCGACGCCGAGCTGTGGAAGGCGATTGAATCCGAGCGCGAGCGTCAGGAAGCGCATATCGAGCTGATCGCTTCCGAGAATTACACCAGCCCGGCGGTCATGGAAGCCCAGGGTTCGGAGCTGACCAACAAGTACGCCGAAGGCTATCCTGGCAAGCGCTACTATGGTGGCTGCGAGTTCGTCGACATCGCCGAGACGCTGGCGATCGAGCGGGTGAAGACGCTGTTCGGCGCCGACTACGCCAATGTGCAGCCGCATTCCGGCGCGCAGGCCAATGCCGCGGTGTTTTCCGCGCTGGTGCGCCCCGGAGACACCATCATGGGCATGAATCTGGCGCATGGCGGGCATCTCACGCATGGTCATCCGGCCAATTTCTCGGGCAAGGACTATCAGGTGGTCGCCTACGGTCTGGACCCCGAGACCGGACTGATCAACTACGACGAAATGGAGCGCCTGGCGCTGGAGCACAAGCCGAAGATGATCATCGGCGGCTTTTCGGCGTACTCGCGATTCAAGGACTGGGCGCGCATGCGCGAGATCGCCGACAAGATCGGCGCCTGGTTCTGGGTGGACATGGCGCATGTGGCCGGTCTGGTCGCGGCCGGCGCCTACCCGAGCCCGATGGATCACGCGCATGTGGTCACCAGCACCACGCACAAGACCCTGCGCGGACCGCGCGGCGGCATCATCCTGTCCAAGGGCCAGGACGAAGCGCTGCACAAGAAGCTCAATTCCGCGGTGTTTCCGGGCATCCAGGGCGGCCCCCTGATGCATGTCATCGCGGCCAAGGCCGTGGCCTTCAAGGAGGCGCTTGCCGAGGACTTCAAGACCTATCAGCAGCAGGTGGTGGTCAATGCCCGCGCGATGGCGCAGGTGTTCGTGGATCGCGGTTACAAGGTGGTGTCCGGCGGCACCGACAACCATCTGTTCCTGCTCGATCTGGTCGCCAAGGACGTGACCGGCAAGGATGCCGAAGCCGCCCTGGGGCGTGCCCATATCACCGTCAACAAGAACGCCGTGCCCAACGACCCGCGTTCGCCGTTCGTGACCTCGGGTTTGCGCATCGGCAGTCCGGCCGGGACCACGCGCGGATTTTCCGCCGGCGACATGGCTGCGGTCGCGGGCTGGATCGCCGACATCGTCGATGCGATGAGCAGCGGCGGCGACGTGGACGCGGTGATCGCGCAGGTGCGCGCTCAGGTCGAAACCCTGTGCGCGGCGCATCCGGTGTATCAAGCTGCGCGACGGGCGGCTTGA
- the nadA gene encoding quinolinate synthase NadA gives MAAALKIDQFSLLDDGECDARIDAAKRLLGDRLVILGHHYQRNEVYKHAQLTGDSLKLSRLAAETDAEFIVFCGVHFMAEVADIVTFGKRTVVLPDLAAGCSMADMANLAKVRKCWAELSEILDPDEMVTPVTYINSAADLKAFCGSHGGIVCTSSNARGVLEWSFARREKVLFFPDQHLGRNTAYKMGVPLDEMVVWDFTRPQGGLTADQIRKAKMILWKGHCSVHQMFQPAHIDNFRKQHPDGLVISHPENNLEVCEKSDFVGSTETILKTVHASEPGKHWLVGTELNLVNRLAEEMKPKNVTVQFMSPMVCMCSTMFRVDPQHLAWTLDNLVAGNTVNQIRVPEAVAEPARAALDLMLSVVP, from the coding sequence ATGGCTGCTGCACTCAAAATCGATCAATTCTCGCTGCTGGATGATGGCGAATGCGATGCTCGCATCGACGCCGCCAAGCGTCTGCTGGGCGATCGCCTGGTCATCCTCGGGCACCACTACCAGCGCAACGAGGTCTACAAGCACGCGCAGCTGACGGGCGATTCGCTCAAGCTGTCGCGCCTTGCCGCCGAGACCGACGCCGAATTCATCGTGTTCTGCGGCGTGCACTTCATGGCCGAGGTCGCGGACATCGTGACCTTCGGCAAGCGCACGGTGGTGCTGCCGGACCTCGCCGCCGGCTGTTCGATGGCCGACATGGCGAATCTCGCCAAGGTGCGCAAGTGCTGGGCGGAACTGTCGGAGATTCTCGATCCGGACGAGATGGTCACGCCGGTCACGTACATCAATTCGGCGGCCGATCTCAAGGCCTTCTGCGGTTCGCACGGCGGCATCGTCTGCACCTCGTCGAATGCGCGCGGCGTGCTGGAATGGTCGTTCGCGCGGCGTGAAAAAGTGCTGTTCTTCCCCGACCAGCATCTGGGCCGCAACACCGCCTACAAGATGGGCGTGCCGCTCGACGAGATGGTGGTGTGGGACTTCACACGGCCGCAGGGCGGTCTCACCGCCGATCAGATCCGCAAGGCGAAGATGATCCTGTGGAAAGGACATTGCTCGGTTCACCAGATGTTTCAGCCGGCGCACATCGACAACTTCCGCAAGCAGCATCCGGATGGCCTCGTCATCAGCCATCCCGAGAACAACCTCGAGGTCTGCGAGAAGTCCGATTTCGTGGGTTCGACCGAGACCATCCTCAAGACCGTGCATGCCTCAGAGCCGGGAAAGCACTGGCTGGTCGGCACCGAGCTGAACCTGGTCAATCGCCTCGCCGAGGAGATGAAACCGAAGAACGTCACCGTGCAGTTCATGTCGCCGATGGTGTGCATGTGCTCGACGATGTTCCGCGTCGATCCTCAGCATCTAGCCTGGACGCTCGACAACCTTGTGGCCGGCAATACCGTCAATCAGATCCGGGTGCCGGAAGCGGTCGCGGAACCGGCGCGGGCTGCGCTGGATCTGATGCTATCCGTGGTGCCCTGA
- a CDS encoding DUF502 domain-containing protein, producing MSEKKTAKPKKESTALGRVLRRWFVAGLIVWLPIAATLVVVRFIVNLLDASLLLIPPFWRPDIPGLGVLLSIVLLIATGAFAANFLGRQALSWAESLLDRIPIVRSVYGGIKKLAETVFADTSVSFRQPILFEYPRKGIWSIGFVTGNPIGEVQNKTAEEVITAFVPTTPNPTSGWIIFLPKKDVIWLDMSVEDAMRLIISLGVVTPDSPSLKRLVEEVSPPADAPPVDSTDRSST from the coding sequence ATGAGCGAAAAGAAGACCGCTAAGCCGAAAAAGGAATCCACCGCCCTCGGGCGTGTGTTGCGTCGCTGGTTCGTCGCCGGGCTGATCGTGTGGCTGCCGATCGCCGCCACCCTGGTCGTGGTGCGCTTCATCGTCAATCTGCTCGATGCGAGTCTGCTGCTGATCCCGCCATTCTGGCGCCCGGACATTCCGGGGCTCGGCGTATTGCTGAGCATCGTGCTGCTGATCGCGACCGGCGCGTTCGCCGCCAATTTTCTCGGCCGGCAGGCGCTGTCCTGGGCGGAGTCGCTGCTCGACCGGATTCCGATCGTGCGCTCGGTCTACGGCGGCATCAAGAAGCTGGCGGAGACCGTGTTCGCGGACACCTCGGTGTCGTTCCGACAGCCGATCCTGTTCGAATATCCGCGCAAGGGCATCTGGTCGATTGGCTTCGTGACCGGCAATCCGATCGGTGAGGTGCAGAACAAGACGGCGGAGGAGGTCATTACGGCCTTCGTGCCGACCACGCCCAACCCGACGTCCGGCTGGATCATCTTCTTGCCGAAGAAGGACGTGATCTGGCTCGATATGAGCGTGGAGGATGCAATGCGCCTGATCATTTCCCTAGGCGTGGTCACGCCCGATTCACCATCGCTCAAGCGCCTGGTTGAAGAAGTGTCACCGCCGGCGGACGCCCCGCCAGTGGATTCCACCGACCGATCCTCGACGTAG
- a CDS encoding DUF1249 domain-containing protein: protein MNPDLLVRGGRIGTLIDLFERNYRLIERLVPELDLPFVSAISRAENDLPLHLIVLERGKFTASFRLSYQIEGRFEPDVWVKLYRDAQLAETLYCATRPPWLALDESDPEALRYLNAQWKRNVMLNKWLHYLLHHGHGFGMASRPRVLTGSTP from the coding sequence ATGAACCCAGACCTGCTGGTACGCGGTGGACGGATCGGTACGCTCATCGATCTGTTCGAGCGTAACTATCGCCTGATCGAGCGACTGGTTCCTGAACTGGACCTTCCGTTCGTGTCGGCGATATCCCGCGCCGAGAACGATCTGCCGCTGCATCTGATCGTGCTCGAACGCGGCAAGTTCACGGCTTCATTCCGGCTCAGCTACCAGATCGAGGGACGCTTCGAGCCGGACGTCTGGGTCAAGCTCTACCGCGACGCGCAATTGGCGGAAACCCTGTATTGCGCGACGCGTCCGCCGTGGCTCGCGCTCGACGAAAGCGATCCCGAGGCCCTGCGCTATCTCAACGCGCAGTGGAAGCGCAACGTCATGCTCAACAAATGGCTGCACTATCTGCTGCATCACGGCCACGGCTTCGGCATGGCCTCGCGGCCGCGAGTGCTGACCGGTTCGACCCCGTGA
- the ribD gene encoding bifunctional diaminohydroxyphosphoribosylaminopyrimidine deaminase/5-amino-6-(5-phosphoribosylamino)uracil reductase RibD, translating into MAQALRLAERGSASTHPNPRVGCVIVRDGEIVGRGWHERAGEAHAEVIALRQAGDRARGAEVFVSLEPCAHHGRTPPCCEALFAAGVAKVWVAMEDPYPAVAGQGMNRLRGAGIEVDCGLMETEAESLNRGFLSRVRRGRPWLSLKLAASLDGRTAMASGESQWITGEPARADVHRLRARAGAVLTSSATVLADDPALSVRQGFEPGTTVRQPDRIVLDTQLRSPATAQVWHPDARRFALAVRPRGTMVDRLRAQGVEVHLVRAGPGGQVELGDALRVLGTAGVNSVLVECGPILAGAWLRSDLVDELVLYLAPSMLGSDARPMAQLAGLRQLSERVQLTFTDVRQIGSDLRIIAEPRLE; encoded by the coding sequence ATGGCGCAGGCCTTGCGCCTGGCCGAACGCGGCAGTGCCTCCACCCACCCGAATCCTCGCGTGGGCTGTGTCATCGTCCGTGACGGTGAAATCGTCGGTCGCGGCTGGCACGAGCGCGCCGGTGAAGCCCACGCCGAAGTGATCGCATTGCGGCAAGCCGGCGATCGCGCGCGGGGTGCCGAGGTATTCGTCAGCCTGGAGCCTTGCGCGCATCACGGACGCACGCCGCCGTGCTGCGAGGCCTTGTTCGCTGCCGGTGTCGCCAAGGTCTGGGTCGCCATGGAAGATCCGTATCCGGCGGTGGCCGGGCAGGGGATGAACCGCCTGCGTGGTGCCGGCATCGAGGTTGACTGCGGTTTGATGGAGACCGAGGCCGAGTCGCTCAATCGCGGATTCCTGTCGCGCGTGCGCCGGGGGCGGCCGTGGTTGAGCCTGAAACTGGCGGCGAGCCTGGACGGACGCACGGCCATGGCCAGCGGCGAGTCGCAGTGGATCACGGGTGAACCCGCGCGCGCCGATGTTCACCGCCTGCGTGCCCGCGCCGGTGCGGTGCTGACCAGCAGCGCCACGGTGCTGGCCGACGACCCGGCCCTGAGCGTGCGCCAGGGCTTCGAGCCCGGCACGACCGTGCGTCAGCCCGATCGCATCGTGCTGGACACGCAGTTGCGCAGCCCGGCGACTGCGCAGGTCTGGCACCCGGATGCGCGACGTTTCGCGTTGGCGGTTCGCCCGCGCGGCACGATGGTCGATCGCCTGCGCGCACAGGGCGTCGAGGTGCATCTGGTACGCGCCGGCCCCGGCGGGCAGGTCGAGCTGGGTGATGCCTTGCGCGTGCTCGGTACCGCCGGCGTCAATTCGGTGCTGGTGGAATGTGGGCCGATTCTGGCCGGCGCGTGGCTGCGCTCGGACCTGGTCGACGAACTGGTGCTGTATCTGGCGCCGTCGATGTTGGGCTCGGATGCCCGTCCAATGGCGCAGCTGGCGGGCTTGCGACAGTTGTCCGAGCGTGTGCAGCTCACATTCACCGATGTGCGGCAGATCGGAAGCGACCTGCGCATCATCGCCGAACCTCGTCTGGAGTAA
- the aspS gene encoding aspartate--tRNA ligase: MKRSHYCGEVTETLVDTRVEVCGWVHRRRDHGGVIFIDLRDREGLLQVVFDPDRAETFAQAERLRSEFVVAVRGTVRPRPEGTINANLPTGRVELYADSVELLNRAETPPFHLDDDTVGEETRLKFRYMDLRRPEMLGNLRLRHRVTQYIRRYMDDNGFVDVETPIPTRATPEGARDYLVPSRTHPGSFFALPQSPQLFKQLLMMSGLDRYYQIARCFRDEDLRADRQPEFTQLDVETSFLSQGEIMDLMEALVRGLFAETMSVDLGDSFQRMSWAEAMGRFGSDKPDLRNPLELIDIQDLVASEEFKVFAGPANDPGCRVTALRVPGGAEKLSRSQIDGYTAFVGNYGARGLAWIKVNDRAKGREGLQSPIVKNLSDAALDGILERTGASSGDILFFGAASFKIVSDALGALRLKLGNDLGLTAGGWRALWVVDWPMFEWDDKESRWQATNHPFTAPQAADAEALANDPAGTLSQGYDMVLNGVEIGGGSVRIHRPEMQAAVFKILGISDEEAREKFGFLLDALKFGAPPHGGLAFGIDRLVMLMAGAGSIRDVIAFPKTQTAHCPLTNAPGTVDTRQLRELSIKTMLGSKTA, translated from the coding sequence ATGAAGCGTTCCCATTACTGTGGTGAGGTCACCGAGACATTGGTTGATACCCGTGTCGAAGTTTGCGGCTGGGTGCATCGCCGCCGGGACCATGGCGGCGTCATCTTCATCGATCTGCGCGACCGCGAAGGCTTGTTGCAGGTGGTTTTCGATCCCGATCGCGCGGAGACCTTCGCCCAGGCGGAGCGTCTGCGGTCCGAGTTCGTGGTGGCGGTGCGCGGCACCGTGCGGCCGCGCCCGGAAGGCACCATCAACGCCAATCTGCCGACCGGCCGCGTGGAGCTGTACGCGGATTCGGTGGAATTGCTCAACCGCGCCGAAACCCCGCCGTTCCATCTGGACGACGACACGGTCGGCGAGGAAACGCGCCTCAAATTCCGCTACATGGATCTGCGGCGCCCGGAGATGCTGGGCAATCTTCGGCTGCGCCACCGCGTCACGCAGTACATCCGGCGATACATGGACGACAACGGCTTCGTCGACGTCGAAACCCCGATCCCGACACGCGCCACGCCCGAAGGTGCGCGCGACTATCTGGTGCCGTCGCGCACCCACCCCGGCAGCTTTTTCGCCTTGCCGCAGTCGCCGCAGCTGTTCAAGCAGCTGCTGATGATGAGTGGCCTCGACCGCTACTACCAGATCGCGCGTTGTTTCCGCGACGAGGATCTGCGCGCCGACCGCCAGCCGGAATTCACCCAGCTCGACGTGGAGACCAGCTTCCTGTCGCAGGGCGAGATCATGGATCTCATGGAAGCGCTGGTCCGCGGCCTGTTCGCCGAGACGATGAGCGTCGATCTTGGCGACTCGTTCCAGCGCATGTCCTGGGCCGAGGCGATGGGACGTTTCGGTTCCGACAAGCCGGACCTGCGCAATCCGCTGGAACTGATCGACATTCAGGATCTCGTCGCCAGCGAGGAATTCAAGGTCTTTGCCGGTCCGGCGAACGATCCCGGCTGCCGGGTGACGGCGCTGCGCGTGCCCGGCGGGGCCGAAAAGCTGTCGCGCAGCCAGATCGACGGCTACACCGCCTTCGTGGGCAATTACGGCGCGCGCGGACTGGCCTGGATCAAGGTCAACGATCGCGCCAAGGGCCGCGAGGGCCTGCAGTCGCCGATCGTCAAGAACCTGTCGGACGCGGCACTGGACGGCATTCTGGAACGAACCGGCGCCAGCAGCGGCGACATCCTGTTCTTCGGCGCCGCCAGCTTCAAGATCGTCTCCGACGCGCTGGGCGCGCTGCGACTCAAGCTCGGCAATGATCTGGGTCTCACCGCCGGCGGCTGGCGTGCGCTTTGGGTCGTCGACTGGCCGATGTTCGAATGGGACGACAAGGAATCGCGCTGGCAGGCGACCAACCATCCGTTCACGGCGCCGCAGGCGGCCGATGCCGAAGCCCTCGCGAACGATCCGGCCGGTACGCTGTCACAGGGCTACGACATGGTGCTCAACGGCGTGGAGATCGGCGGTGGTTCGGTGCGTATTCACCGGCCCGAGATGCAGGCCGCTGTGTTCAAGATTCTGGGAATCTCGGACGAAGAAGCACGTGAGAAGTTCGGTTTTCTGCTGGACGCACTCAAATTCGGCGCGCCGCCACATGGCGGCTTGGCCTTCGGCATCGATCGTCTGGTGATGTTGATGGCCGGCGCGGGTTCGATTCGGGATGTGATCGCATTTCCGAAAACACAGACCGCGCATTGTCCGCTGACGAATGCGCCGGGTACGGTCGACACGCGGCAATTGCGCGAGCTTTCGATCAAGACAATGCTAGGGAGCAAGACGGCGTGA
- a CDS encoding zinc ribbon domain-containing protein, giving the protein MPIYEYVCKSCGAQLEIMHKISEAPSEPCSSCGSADLERLVSAAGFRLKGGGWYETDFKSGGKRNLAGDSGDGGKSADKADSKPESKSSGGESGKSSSEGGSKPKSDSSGDAGGGAKSGPSSAAA; this is encoded by the coding sequence ATGCCGATTTACGAGTACGTCTGCAAGAGCTGCGGTGCGCAGCTCGAAATCATGCACAAGATCAGTGAAGCTCCGTCCGAGCCGTGCAGCAGCTGCGGCAGTGCGGACCTGGAACGTCTGGTGTCCGCCGCCGGCTTTCGCCTCAAGGGGGGCGGCTGGTACGAAACCGACTTCAAGTCCGGCGGCAAACGAAATCTCGCTGGCGACAGCGGCGACGGCGGCAAGAGCGCGGACAAGGCGGATTCCAAGCCTGAATCCAAATCCTCGGGGGGCGAGTCGGGCAAGTCTTCGAGCGAAGGCGGCAGCAAGCCGAAATCGGATTCCAGCGGCGATGCAGGGGGCGGCGCCAAGAGCGGACCCAGCAGCGCGGCCGCATGA
- a CDS encoding Ig-like domain-containing protein yields MPAFRGASPWAAPFVAVALSLALGACSGVGDGNAIESIEVLPGDGTVDASDETFHVNECIPQSLAVVGTFSDGSRGTFTGRAAFSSDNPSVADVSDGTVPVEGLEGQVYQRGAVLPAAPGTATITAEFVGLTASLAVTVDPLGEISFTSPNPTVGVDTAYLVNLETILLDNPANVRTAAFWSFVEPDDEIATIDTTTTTTTIAGRVIGIAEGGPLLAKASFPLCGREYTTNVTIEPVDSLTLEREFTGTDAVPATGDLVIETSERFSTYGNFASGAERQDLTSQVSYDSSDDEIAIMGAVGGANYVYGLAQGGPVEITSYFGVNDAETEEDDRLPSNSLPLSVVDAALDSFSISPQELVLPQNCTYQFTATGSFDGGAYVQDITRHVSWTTEDFEIATVDNSFAIRGTFEAVGEIGESIAVTATFVDEGEDEGTEDDIEITDTATLTIGEPGLCPGSEEEPSEDLPEDGEGDATP; encoded by the coding sequence GTGCCCGCATTTCGCGGAGCGAGCCCCTGGGCCGCGCCCTTCGTCGCGGTGGCGCTCAGCCTTGCGCTGGGTGCCTGCAGTGGCGTTGGTGATGGCAATGCGATCGAGAGCATCGAAGTCCTGCCCGGTGATGGCACTGTCGATGCGTCCGACGAGACTTTTCACGTCAACGAATGTATCCCGCAGAGCCTCGCCGTGGTCGGTACGTTTTCTGACGGCAGCCGCGGTACCTTCACCGGTCGCGCTGCGTTCAGCAGTGATAATCCGTCGGTGGCGGACGTCAGCGACGGGACGGTGCCAGTCGAGGGCCTCGAAGGTCAGGTCTATCAAAGGGGGGCCGTCCTGCCCGCTGCTCCCGGCACTGCGACCATCACCGCTGAGTTCGTGGGTCTTACCGCGAGTCTGGCGGTTACGGTCGACCCACTGGGCGAGATCAGCTTTACCAGCCCGAACCCTACGGTCGGTGTCGACACCGCGTACCTGGTCAATCTAGAAACAATTCTTCTGGACAATCCGGCAAACGTGCGGACGGCCGCTTTCTGGTCGTTCGTCGAGCCGGATGACGAAATCGCGACGATCGATACCACCACGACGACCACAACCATAGCGGGACGTGTGATCGGTATTGCAGAAGGCGGTCCGCTGCTGGCCAAGGCCAGCTTTCCGCTGTGTGGCCGCGAATACACCACCAACGTCACCATCGAGCCGGTCGACAGCCTCACGCTGGAACGCGAGTTCACCGGAACCGATGCGGTGCCGGCCACCGGCGACCTGGTCATCGAAACCAGCGAGCGCTTTTCGACTTACGGAAACTTTGCCAGCGGTGCCGAGCGCCAGGATCTGACCAGCCAGGTCAGCTACGACTCCAGCGACGACGAAATCGCGATCATGGGCGCCGTCGGCGGCGCCAACTATGTCTATGGCTTGGCGCAAGGTGGGCCGGTCGAAATTACCTCGTACTTCGGCGTCAACGATGCCGAGACCGAGGAGGATGATCGCCTGCCGTCGAACAGCCTGCCGCTCAGCGTTGTCGATGCGGCTCTGGACAGCTTCAGCATCTCGCCGCAGGAACTGGTGCTTCCGCAGAATTGCACCTATCAGTTCACCGCCACCGGTTCGTTCGATGGTGGCGCCTACGTCCAGGACATTACCCGGCATGTGAGCTGGACGACGGAGGATTTCGAAATCGCCACGGTGGACAACAGCTTCGCGATTCGCGGCACCTTCGAGGCGGTCGGCGAGATCGGTGAATCCATTGCGGTTACGGCGACGTTCGTCGACGAAGGCGAGGATGAGGGCACCGAGGACGATATCGAAATCACCGATACCGCCACGCTGACCATCGGTGAGCCCGGCCTGTGTCCCGGCAGCGAAGAGGAACCCAGCGAGGATCTTCCGGAAGACGGCGAGGGTGATGCCACCCCTTGA